A single window of Rhizobium sp. CCGE531 DNA harbors:
- a CDS encoding sugar ABC transporter ATP-binding protein has translation MSQVQHNGVTTGEVVLAARNVAKSYGSVHALKGVNFDIRRGEVTTLFGENGAGKSTLMKILSGVIQPTSGDIILDGHPISFASSTHARACGISIIHQELSLAPNLSVRDNIFMGREIMKGGVVDFAEEERQTRALMEELEENIDPLTPVEDLRLGQQQIVEIARALSVNSRILIMDEPTSALSASEVEVLFKVIRDLTNRGVSIVYISHHLEEALQITHHAVVLRDGNMTAYAERKDIDLEWIVRNMVGDNFDLGSPPTGHKIGNVAVTIDNLTVPGPSGAAYNAVDRMSLAVRAGEIVCIYGLMGAGRTELLECVAGRLRSSSGRVLLHNTDVGGLSIAGRIAQGLVLVPEDRQRDGLVQTMTVGSNLSLASIGAFTKGLFTSGGRERSLVNDSIRKVHIKTDGGEAAIGSLSGGNQQKVVIGKMLATQPRVILLDEPSRGIDIGAKAEVFKLLAERAKEGLAVIYSTSEVAECLSIAHRIIVMHRGKISAEFGPDVTKEKIMAASGEAVVAH, from the coding sequence ATGAGCCAGGTCCAGCACAATGGTGTGACCACGGGCGAAGTCGTTCTCGCCGCCCGCAACGTCGCCAAATCCTATGGCAGCGTCCATGCGCTGAAGGGCGTGAATTTCGATATCCGTCGCGGTGAAGTCACCACGCTCTTCGGCGAAAACGGCGCCGGCAAGTCGACGCTGATGAAGATCCTGTCCGGCGTCATCCAGCCGACCTCGGGAGACATCATCCTCGATGGCCACCCGATCAGCTTTGCCTCGTCGACGCATGCGCGCGCCTGCGGCATTTCCATCATCCACCAGGAATTGAGCCTGGCGCCCAATCTCAGCGTCCGCGACAACATTTTCATGGGTCGTGAGATCATGAAGGGCGGCGTGGTCGATTTTGCCGAGGAAGAGCGCCAGACCCGCGCCCTGATGGAGGAGCTGGAAGAAAATATCGATCCGCTCACACCGGTCGAGGACCTGCGTCTCGGCCAGCAGCAGATCGTCGAGATCGCGCGCGCGCTATCGGTCAATTCCCGCATCCTGATCATGGACGAACCGACCTCGGCATTGAGCGCCAGCGAAGTCGAAGTCCTCTTTAAGGTCATTCGCGACCTGACGAACCGCGGCGTCTCGATCGTCTATATCTCGCATCACCTGGAAGAAGCGCTGCAGATCACCCATCACGCCGTCGTGCTGCGCGACGGCAATATGACGGCCTATGCCGAGCGCAAGGACATCGATCTCGAATGGATCGTGCGCAACATGGTCGGCGACAATTTCGACCTCGGCAGCCCGCCGACCGGCCATAAAATAGGCAACGTGGCGGTGACGATCGACAATCTTACCGTGCCTGGGCCTTCGGGAGCTGCATACAACGCCGTGGATCGCATGTCGCTTGCAGTTCGTGCCGGCGAGATCGTCTGCATCTACGGGCTGATGGGTGCCGGGCGCACCGAGCTGCTCGAATGCGTGGCGGGACGCCTGCGATCGAGCAGCGGCCGTGTGCTGCTCCACAATACCGACGTCGGCGGCCTCAGCATCGCCGGCCGCATCGCGCAAGGCCTGGTCCTGGTGCCGGAAGACCGGCAGCGCGACGGCTTGGTACAGACGATGACTGTCGGCTCGAACCTGTCGCTCGCCAGCATCGGCGCCTTCACCAAGGGTCTGTTCACCTCGGGCGGCCGTGAGCGGTCGCTGGTGAACGACTCGATCCGCAAGGTGCACATCAAGACCGATGGCGGCGAGGCCGCAATCGGCTCGCTGTCCGGCGGCAATCAGCAGAAGGTCGTCATCGGCAAGATGCTGGCGACGCAGCCGAGAGTGATCCTGCTCGACGAGCCGAGCCGCGGCATCGATATCGGCGCGAAGGCCGAAGTCTTCAAGCTACTCGCCGAACGCGCCAAGGAGGGTCTCGCAGTGATCTATTCGACGTCGGAAGTCGCCGAATGCCTGAGCATTGCCCACCGCATCATCGTCATGCACCGCGGCAAGATTTCTGCCGAATTCGGGCCCGACGTCACCAAAGAGAAGATCATGGCCGCCTCCGGCGAAGCAGTGGTCGCGCACTAG
- a CDS encoding DUF2291 domain-containing protein, which produces MNTQTQYATAKPAGSKFKIVAGIVAVVIVIGAIAADTKVVKIGSAHDVREQGFQPEAYGAGEFPKVQADVEKRAVDAVTLANAVLADKKAAGTKYGVATTTGPVLPVSLTGTFGERKANLNEFKADGLPDGVTIRVQTGPAINGTDLRDATGKIEFGQFTNQIEYQDAGSAINNEMKKATLGSMDPEKLTGKTATVVGVFKLINPKNWLVTPVKVDVK; this is translated from the coding sequence ATGAATACGCAGACTCAATACGCAACTGCCAAACCGGCAGGCTCCAAGTTCAAAATCGTGGCGGGCATCGTCGCCGTGGTGATCGTCATCGGCGCCATCGCGGCCGATACCAAAGTCGTCAAGATCGGCTCCGCACACGACGTGCGCGAACAGGGCTTCCAGCCTGAGGCCTATGGTGCCGGGGAATTCCCCAAGGTGCAGGCAGATGTCGAAAAGCGCGCCGTCGATGCCGTGACGCTTGCCAATGCCGTTCTGGCCGACAAGAAGGCCGCCGGCACGAAATACGGCGTTGCCACCACCACCGGACCCGTTCTCCCCGTTTCGCTGACCGGCACTTTCGGCGAGCGCAAGGCCAATCTCAACGAGTTCAAGGCCGACGGCTTGCCTGACGGTGTCACCATCCGGGTACAAACAGGCCCGGCGATCAACGGCACCGATCTTCGCGATGCCACAGGCAAGATCGAATTCGGCCAGTTCACCAACCAGATCGAATACCAGGACGCCGGCTCCGCCATCAACAACGAGATGAAGAAGGCGACCCTCGGCAGCATGGATCCCGAAAAGCTGACGGGCAAGACGGCAACGGTCGTCGGCGTTTTCAAGCTCATCAATCCGAAGAACTGGCTCGTCACCCCGGTAAAGGTCGATGTGAAATGA
- a CDS encoding FGGY-family carbohydrate kinase, with amino-acid sequence MPKGDGIIIGIDAGTSVLKAVAFELSGKQIASASARNRYATGEDGSVTQSLGQTWSDCVSALRGLGEKVDNLAARTAAIAVTGQGDGTWLVGSGNAPVDDAWLWLDARAAPTVTRLSAMAGNRARFEATGTGLNTCQQGAQLAHMDRFMPELLDRAETALHCKDWLYLNLTGVRATDPSEASFTFGNFRNRQYDPVAIDALGLARRRSLLPDILDGTETSHPLTEAAAQAAGLLAGTPVCLGYVDMVMTALGAGVRTGGQNAACSTIGSTGVHMRAKAVSDVQLNDEGTGYVIALPIPGIVTQVQTNMGATINIDWILRIAADLMSMGGSQVSYSDLIPRIDAWFAEARPTNLLYHPYISEAGERGPFVNAHARAGFTGLSTRHGFADMLRAVVEGLGMATRDCYAAMGDMPSELRITGGAARSQALRGSLSAAVQAPVRISDREEAGAAGVAMMAAVAIGAYQDMDSCIADWVTPLLGEAEAPDPENVERYDRLFDAYKDVRQAIAPAWDKLAER; translated from the coding sequence ATGCCTAAAGGTGACGGGATCATCATCGGCATCGATGCGGGTACTTCCGTTCTGAAGGCGGTTGCCTTCGAATTGTCCGGAAAGCAGATTGCTTCCGCATCAGCACGCAATCGCTACGCGACCGGGGAAGACGGTTCGGTCACGCAGTCGCTCGGCCAGACGTGGTCGGATTGCGTCAGCGCATTGCGCGGACTTGGCGAGAAGGTCGATAACCTTGCTGCCCGAACGGCAGCGATCGCGGTCACGGGGCAGGGCGACGGCACCTGGCTTGTCGGCTCCGGTAATGCTCCGGTCGATGATGCCTGGCTCTGGCTCGACGCGCGCGCCGCACCCACCGTGACGCGGCTGAGCGCCATGGCTGGCAACCGCGCCCGTTTCGAGGCGACCGGCACCGGTCTGAATACCTGCCAGCAGGGTGCGCAGCTCGCTCATATGGACCGCTTCATGCCGGAGCTTCTCGATCGGGCCGAGACAGCGCTACATTGCAAGGATTGGCTCTATCTCAATCTGACAGGGGTGCGGGCGACCGATCCGTCCGAGGCAAGCTTCACTTTCGGCAATTTCCGCAATCGCCAATATGATCCGGTCGCCATCGATGCGCTCGGCCTTGCCCGCCGGCGCTCGCTTCTGCCTGATATCCTCGATGGAACCGAGACGAGCCATCCGCTAACGGAGGCGGCCGCCCAGGCCGCCGGCCTGCTTGCCGGAACGCCGGTCTGCCTCGGCTATGTCGATATGGTCATGACCGCACTTGGCGCCGGCGTGCGCACCGGTGGGCAGAACGCCGCCTGCTCGACGATCGGGTCGACCGGCGTGCATATGCGCGCCAAGGCCGTATCGGACGTTCAGCTCAACGACGAGGGCACGGGATATGTCATCGCCTTGCCGATCCCCGGTATCGTTACGCAGGTCCAGACCAATATGGGCGCGACCATCAATATCGACTGGATCCTGCGGATAGCGGCCGATCTGATGTCCATGGGTGGCAGCCAGGTTTCCTATTCGGATCTCATTCCGCGCATCGATGCCTGGTTTGCCGAAGCGCGTCCGACGAACCTTCTCTATCACCCCTATATCTCCGAGGCGGGCGAGCGCGGTCCCTTCGTCAATGCGCATGCGCGTGCCGGCTTCACCGGGCTTTCGACGCGGCATGGCTTTGCCGACATGCTGAGGGCCGTGGTCGAGGGGCTGGGTATGGCGACGCGGGACTGTTACGCGGCAATGGGCGACATGCCCTCAGAACTGCGCATCACCGGCGGTGCTGCACGTTCACAGGCGCTGCGCGGCTCTCTATCCGCCGCCGTCCAGGCGCCGGTGCGCATTTCAGATCGGGAAGAGGCGGGTGCTGCCGGCGTTGCGATGATGGCAGCAGTCGCCATCGGCGCCTATCAGGACATGGACAGTTGCATCGCCGATTGGGTGACGCCGCTTCTCGGCGAAGCCGAGGCGCCGGATCCGGAAAATGTCGAGCGCTATGACCGCCTGTTCGACGCCTACAAGGACGTGCGGCAGGCGATCGCGCCGGCCTGGGACAAGCTGGCCGAGCGCTAG
- a CDS encoding glycerol-3-phosphate dehydrogenase, which translates to MMEPEIFDLFVIGGGINGAGIARDAAGRGLSVVMCEKGDLAEGTSSRSGKLVHGGLRYLEYYEFRLVREALIEREVLLNSASHIIWPMRFVLPHSPTDRPAWLVRLGLFLYDHLGGRKKLPGTRSLDLHRDPEGAPILDQYSKGFEYSDCWVDDARLVVLNALDASAKGAKILTRTACVSARRDQGNWVVQTRDQRSGEVRTVRARVLVNAAGPWVNDIIGRVVGSNSQRSVRLVKGSHIIVPKFWSGQQAYLVQNHDKRVIFINPYEGDKALIGTTDIPYEGKPEEVKAEEKEIDYLITAVNRYFKERLRRSDVLESFSGVRPLFDDGKGNPSAVTRDYVFDLDETGGAPLLSVFGGKITTFRKLSEHAMQRLAKFFPKMGGDWTRGATLPGGEIPNADYVAFADTLREAYPWMPRALVNHYGHLYGARTRQIVGQASSLAELGRHFGGNLYEAEVRYLVTSEWAQAAEDVLMRRTKEGLRMTTEERAAFSAWFDAELALAA; encoded by the coding sequence ATGATGGAACCGGAAATCTTTGATCTTTTCGTGATCGGCGGAGGCATCAATGGTGCCGGTATTGCCCGCGACGCCGCCGGCCGCGGTCTTTCGGTTGTCATGTGCGAGAAGGGCGATCTTGCCGAGGGAACTTCTTCGCGCTCCGGCAAGCTGGTGCATGGCGGCCTGCGCTATCTTGAATATTACGAATTCCGCCTGGTGCGCGAAGCCCTGATCGAACGCGAGGTGTTGCTGAACTCGGCAAGCCATATCATCTGGCCGATGCGCTTCGTGCTGCCGCACAGCCCGACGGATCGTCCGGCCTGGCTCGTTCGCCTCGGTCTGTTCCTCTACGATCATCTCGGTGGCCGCAAGAAGCTGCCGGGCACGCGCTCGCTCGACCTCCATCGCGACCCGGAAGGCGCTCCGATCCTCGATCAGTATTCCAAGGGGTTTGAATATTCCGACTGTTGGGTTGATGATGCCCGGCTCGTCGTTCTCAATGCTCTCGATGCTTCCGCCAAGGGTGCGAAAATCCTGACGCGCACGGCTTGTGTCAGCGCTCGTCGCGATCAGGGGAATTGGGTCGTCCAGACGCGCGACCAGCGCTCCGGCGAAGTGCGGACCGTTCGCGCCCGCGTGCTGGTGAATGCCGCAGGGCCATGGGTCAATGATATTATCGGCCGCGTCGTCGGGTCGAACAGCCAGCGCAGCGTCCGGCTCGTCAAGGGCAGCCACATCATTGTTCCGAAATTCTGGAGCGGCCAACAGGCCTATCTCGTCCAGAACCACGACAAGCGCGTCATCTTCATCAACCCTTATGAAGGCGACAAGGCGCTGATCGGCACGACCGACATTCCCTACGAAGGCAAGCCGGAAGAGGTGAAGGCCGAAGAGAAGGAAATCGATTATCTGATCACGGCGGTCAACCGCTACTTCAAGGAGAGGCTGCGCCGTTCCGACGTGCTTGAAAGCTTCTCCGGCGTCCGCCCGCTGTTCGATGACGGCAAGGGCAATCCATCAGCCGTGACGCGCGACTACGTCTTCGATCTCGATGAGACCGGCGGTGCGCCGCTGTTGAGCGTATTCGGCGGCAAGATCACGACATTCCGCAAGCTCTCGGAACACGCGATGCAGCGGCTTGCCAAGTTCTTCCCGAAGATGGGCGGCGACTGGACGCGGGGCGCCACGCTTCCGGGCGGCGAGATCCCGAATGCCGATTATGTCGCCTTCGCCGATACGCTGCGCGAGGCCTATCCCTGGATGCCGCGTGCGCTCGTCAATCACTACGGCCATCTCTATGGCGCTCGCACCAGGCAGATCGTTGGTCAAGCCTCGTCGCTGGCTGAGCTTGGCCGCCATTTCGGCGGCAATCTCTATGAGGCCGAAGTCCGCTATCTCGTCACTTCCGAATGGGCGCAGGCGGCCGAGGACGTGCTGATGCGCCGCACCAAGGAAGGTCTTCGCATGACGACGGAAGAGAGGGCGGCTTTCTCGGCGTGGTTCGACGCTGAGCTGGCGCTCGCCGCCTGA
- a CDS encoding TIM barrel protein, translating into MPLTLSLNTNPLVNRFAEPADLIETVARDLRIRDLQLTHEFINPSWPAPVISRLTRDTQAALKHTGVRVTSGMTGPYGRLNHFGHPDKDVRRYYIDWFKTFADITADLGGHSLGTQFAIFTYKDYDDPARREELIQIAIDCWGEVAEHARAAGLSYLFWEPMSIGREFGETIEACLSLHERLTKAPFAIPMWMMADIDHGDVTSSNPDDYDPYAWARAVPKVSPIIHIKQSLMDKGGHRPFTAEFNAKGRIQPEPLLTAFAEGGAKDNEICLELSFKEREPNDRQVISQIAESVAFWAPHIDTGAGDLHI; encoded by the coding sequence ATGCCCTTGACGCTTTCACTCAATACCAACCCGCTGGTAAACCGCTTTGCCGAGCCGGCCGATCTGATCGAAACGGTGGCGCGTGATCTGCGCATCCGCGATCTCCAGCTGACGCACGAGTTCATCAATCCGAGCTGGCCAGCGCCGGTCATCAGCCGGCTGACGCGGGACACGCAGGCAGCACTGAAGCACACCGGCGTTCGCGTAACGTCAGGCATGACCGGTCCCTACGGCCGTCTCAATCATTTCGGCCATCCCGACAAGGATGTTCGCCGCTATTATATCGACTGGTTCAAGACCTTTGCCGATATCACCGCCGATCTCGGCGGGCATTCGCTCGGCACGCAGTTCGCGATCTTCACCTACAAGGATTATGACGATCCGGCCCGGCGCGAGGAACTGATCCAGATAGCGATCGATTGCTGGGGCGAGGTGGCCGAGCATGCGCGTGCCGCCGGTCTTTCCTATCTATTCTGGGAGCCGATGAGCATTGGCCGCGAATTCGGCGAGACGATCGAGGCCTGCCTGTCCCTGCACGAAAGATTGACAAAGGCGCCGTTCGCCATTCCGATGTGGATGATGGCCGATATCGATCACGGCGATGTCACTTCGTCCAATCCCGACGATTATGATCCCTATGCCTGGGCGCGTGCCGTGCCGAAGGTGTCTCCGATCATCCACATCAAGCAGAGCCTGATGGACAAGGGTGGGCATCGCCCCTTTACGGCGGAATTCAATGCCAAGGGTCGCATCCAGCCGGAACCGCTCTTGACGGCGTTTGCCGAAGGCGGCGCCAAGGACAACGAGATCTGCCTGGAATTGTCGTTCAAGGAGCGCGAGCCCAACGATCGTCAGGTCATCTCGCAGATTGCAGAAAGTGTCGCCTTCTGGGCGCCTCATATCGACACGGGTGCTGGCGACTTGCATATCTAG
- a CDS encoding sugar-binding transcriptional regulator: protein MTDADDSLAVRAAWLHYAGGLTQSEVAKRLGVPSVKAHRLIARAVAEGVVKVTIDGDIVECVELETELAARFGLQYCEVAPDLGEEGFEFRALGQAGAGFLRREIESGNNKVIGLGHGRTLSSAVHHMARVSAKDLRFVSLLGGLTRNYAANPYDVMHRIAEKTGMQSHVMPVPFFANTREDRDVLLAQRGVKEVFDLANGADLKLVGLGTVDTDAQLVLSGMVEPKEIREITAAGGVGEILGHFFDADGNILETTLTARTLSASLPRTENERLVALSGGLPKVEAIRAVLKSRCLYGLITDEKTAKALLQA, encoded by the coding sequence ATGACGGATGCGGACGATTCGCTCGCCGTGCGGGCGGCCTGGTTGCACTATGCCGGCGGACTGACGCAGTCTGAAGTGGCAAAGCGTCTCGGCGTTCCCTCGGTGAAGGCGCACCGGCTGATCGCGCGTGCGGTCGCCGAAGGCGTCGTCAAGGTGACGATCGATGGCGATATCGTCGAATGCGTCGAGCTCGAAACGGAGCTCGCGGCGCGCTTCGGCCTGCAATATTGCGAGGTTGCGCCCGATCTCGGCGAGGAAGGTTTCGAGTTTCGCGCGCTCGGGCAGGCGGGCGCCGGTTTTCTGCGGCGCGAGATCGAGAGCGGCAACAACAAGGTCATCGGCCTCGGCCACGGGCGAACGCTCTCTTCGGCGGTTCATCACATGGCGCGCGTCAGCGCCAAGGATCTGCGTTTCGTCTCGCTGCTTGGCGGCCTGACGAGGAATTATGCCGCCAACCCCTATGACGTGATGCATCGCATCGCCGAAAAAACCGGCATGCAGTCGCATGTGATGCCGGTGCCTTTCTTCGCCAACACGCGGGAAGATCGCGACGTGCTGCTTGCCCAGCGCGGCGTCAAGGAAGTCTTCGATCTCGCAAACGGCGCCGATCTCAAGCTCGTCGGTCTCGGCACGGTCGATACGGACGCGCAGCTCGTTTTGTCCGGCATGGTCGAGCCGAAGGAGATCAGGGAGATTACCGCCGCCGGCGGCGTCGGCGAAATTCTTGGTCATTTCTTCGATGCCGATGGCAACATTCTCGAGACGACGCTGACGGCACGCACGCTGTCTGCCTCCCTGCCGCGCACCGAGAACGAACGGCTGGTAGCGCTTTCCGGCGGATTGCCCAAGGTCGAGGCCATTCGCGCCGTCCTCAAGAGCCGCTGTCTTTACGGGCTGATTACGGATGAGAAAACGGCGAAAGCGCTGCTGCAAGCATAA
- a CDS encoding DeoR/GlpR family DNA-binding transcription regulator, translating into MKREERQQSIINLLVEHKTVDLDDLADRFTVSKMTIHRDLDDLEQAGVLRKVRGGATIDAGTQFESDFRFRERQGHDEKLAMARSALELVEPGMTVMINDGSMAAVLGEMLLQKRPLTLITNNAAIIDRMKNESGITLIALGGVYSAKFNAFLGVVTEEALSRLRADIAFLSTPAVSGRLAYHMDDNVVRTKRAMIASAAKSCLLVNHSRIGHTALHVMADLTDFDAVITDHAPDDAILEQFRRDGVTLTIASNQDMT; encoded by the coding sequence GTGAAACGGGAAGAGCGTCAGCAATCGATCATCAATCTGCTTGTGGAGCATAAGACCGTCGATCTCGACGATCTGGCCGACCGCTTCACCGTATCAAAGATGACGATCCATCGCGATCTCGACGATCTCGAGCAGGCCGGCGTGTTGCGCAAGGTGCGCGGCGGTGCGACCATCGATGCCGGCACGCAATTCGAAAGCGATTTCCGTTTCCGCGAGCGGCAAGGCCATGATGAAAAGCTCGCCATGGCGCGTTCAGCGCTCGAGCTGGTCGAGCCCGGCATGACCGTCATGATCAATGACGGTTCGATGGCGGCGGTTCTGGGCGAAATGCTGCTGCAGAAGCGGCCGCTGACGCTGATCACCAACAATGCCGCGATCATAGACCGCATGAAGAACGAAAGCGGCATCACGCTGATCGCGCTTGGCGGTGTCTATTCCGCCAAATTCAACGCCTTTCTCGGTGTCGTGACCGAGGAGGCATTGTCGCGGCTGAGGGCCGATATCGCCTTCCTGTCGACACCCGCCGTTTCCGGCAGGCTTGCCTATCACATGGACGATAACGTCGTGCGCACGAAGCGGGCGATGATCGCGTCCGCCGCCAAGTCCTGCCTGCTGGTCAACCACAGTCGCATCGGGCACACGGCCCTGCATGTGATGGCCGATCTTACCGATTTCGACGCCGTGATTACCGATCACGCGCCCGATGACGCCATTCTCGAGCAATTCCGCCGGGACGGTGTCACCCTCACCATTGCCTCGAACCAGGATATGACATGA
- a CDS encoding triose-phosphate isomerase produces MTDKPRYWIGTSWKMNKTLAEARAFAEALHAADALRDARIQRFIIPPFTAVREVKSILSESSVKVGAQNMHWADQGAWTGEISPLMLKDCNLDIVELGHSERREHFGETNETVGLKTEAAVRHGLIPLICIGETLQDRESGRATEILSEQVVGALSKLSEGQKQAEILLAYEPVWAIGEKGIPAEPSYADARQAEIIAVAQKVLGRKIPCLYGGSVNPQNCEELISCPNVDGLFIGRSAWNVEGYLDILAKCAAKL; encoded by the coding sequence ATGACAGACAAACCTCGCTATTGGATTGGCACGAGCTGGAAAATGAACAAGACGCTGGCGGAAGCACGCGCCTTTGCCGAGGCTTTGCATGCTGCCGATGCCCTGCGCGATGCCCGCATTCAGCGCTTCATCATCCCACCGTTTACCGCGGTGCGCGAGGTCAAGTCGATCCTGTCGGAAAGCTCTGTCAAGGTCGGGGCTCAGAACATGCACTGGGCGGACCAAGGTGCTTGGACGGGCGAGATTTCGCCGCTGATGCTGAAGGATTGCAATCTCGATATCGTCGAGCTCGGTCATTCGGAGCGCCGCGAACATTTCGGCGAGACCAATGAGACCGTCGGATTGAAGACCGAGGCGGCAGTCCGTCACGGCCTGATCCCGCTCATCTGCATCGGCGAAACGCTGCAAGATCGTGAAAGCGGCCGCGCAACCGAGATCCTGAGCGAGCAGGTCGTCGGCGCGCTATCGAAGCTTTCCGAGGGCCAGAAGCAGGCTGAAATCCTGCTGGCCTATGAGCCGGTCTGGGCGATCGGCGAAAAGGGAATTCCGGCCGAGCCCTCCTATGCCGATGCACGCCAGGCCGAGATCATTGCCGTTGCGCAAAAGGTGCTCGGTCGAAAAATTCCGTGCCTCTACGGCGGATCGGTCAATCCGCAAAACTGCGAAGAACTCATATCCTGCCCGAATGTAGACGGGCTCTTTATCGGCCGCTCCGCCTGGAACGTCGAAGGCTATCTCGACATCCTTGCCAAGTGCGCCGCCAAACTCTGA
- a CDS encoding RpiB/LacA/LacB family sugar-phosphate isomerase, protein MKLAIAGDSAGEGLAKVLADHLKDRFEVSEVSRTEEGADPFYANLADRVASGVIDGTYDKAILVCGTGIGVCISANKVPGIRAALTHDTYSAERAALSNNAQIITMGARVIGTELAKAIADAFLAQTFDENGRSADNVKAMNEVDAKYNAR, encoded by the coding sequence ATGAAGCTTGCTATTGCTGGAGACAGCGCCGGCGAGGGTCTGGCCAAGGTTCTCGCCGACCACCTGAAGGACCGTTTCGAGGTGAGCGAAGTATCGCGCACTGAGGAAGGGGCTGATCCGTTCTACGCCAATCTCGCCGACCGCGTCGCCTCCGGCGTCATCGATGGCACCTATGACAAGGCGATCCTTGTCTGCGGCACCGGCATCGGCGTCTGCATCTCGGCCAACAAGGTGCCGGGCATCCGTGCGGCGCTGACCCATGACACCTATTCGGCGGAGCGCGCCGCGCTGTCGAACAACGCCCAGATCATCACCATGGGCGCTCGCGTCATCGGCACCGAACTTGCCAAGGCCATCGCCGACGCCTTCCTGGCGCAGACCTTCGACGAGAACGGCCGTTCGGCCGACAACGTCAAGGCCATGAATGAGGTCGATGCGAAATACAACGCCCGTTAA
- a CDS encoding glycerophosphodiester phosphodiesterase family protein: MHSQTAASPRLADIYDLLSRTNPDILTIAHRGLWSAAPENSLASIRAAAELGVEFVEIDTQATADGHLVVIHDKTLDRTTSGKGIVGASSFATVRDTRLRAGAGGETALLTDERVPTLEEALEEARGRVFVNIDTKFPRELPLVIAAVRRLGAEDHVIIKSDIDPESARFSVLDADWFGSIPHMPMFPARPGKFADDLRLIEPLRAPMIEVKFTDVADLAAGREELERQNIRLWINTLDVSHNLDFNDSHALKDPESIWGTLVTAGVGAIQTDTNVEFKQWLAGR; the protein is encoded by the coding sequence ATGCATAGCCAGACCGCCGCCTCGCCTCGCCTTGCCGATATCTATGATCTCCTGTCCCGCACCAATCCGGACATTTTGACGATCGCTCATCGCGGCCTTTGGTCAGCAGCCCCGGAAAATTCGCTGGCATCAATCCGCGCCGCTGCCGAACTCGGCGTCGAATTCGTCGAAATCGACACGCAAGCAACGGCCGATGGGCATCTCGTCGTCATTCACGACAAGACACTGGACCGCACCACGTCAGGCAAGGGCATCGTTGGCGCAAGCAGCTTCGCAACGGTCCGCGACACGCGGCTGCGCGCTGGCGCCGGTGGAGAAACCGCTCTCCTGACCGATGAGCGTGTGCCGACGCTCGAAGAAGCTCTTGAAGAAGCGCGCGGGCGCGTCTTCGTCAATATCGACACGAAGTTTCCGCGTGAATTGCCGCTGGTCATTGCCGCCGTTCGACGCCTTGGCGCCGAGGACCACGTCATCATCAAATCCGATATCGACCCGGAAAGCGCCAGATTTTCGGTTCTCGACGCCGATTGGTTCGGCTCTATCCCGCATATGCCGATGTTTCCCGCGAGACCTGGCAAGTTTGCGGACGACCTGCGGTTGATCGAGCCGCTGCGCGCGCCGATGATCGAAGTCAAGTTTACCGACGTCGCCGATCTTGCCGCGGGCCGCGAAGAACTGGAACGCCAGAACATCAGGCTGTGGATCAACACACTCGACGTCTCCCACAATCTCGATTTCAACGATAGTCATGCGCTCAAGGATCCTGAAAGCATCTGGGGAACGCTTGTCACGGCCGGCGTCGGCGCAATCCAGACCGACACGAATGTCGAATTCAAACAATGGTTGGCAGGCCGTTAA